From Lampris incognitus isolate fLamInc1 chromosome 13, fLamInc1.hap2, whole genome shotgun sequence, one genomic window encodes:
- the LOC130122472 gene encoding U6 snRNA-associated Sm-like protein LSm3, which yields MTPLLMARLTGKTQMLRTSCFRSLTSETDFSYKSLCSLLPGEKLQMKVELQQTTNTVEEPLDLIKLSLDERIYVKMRNDRERRGRLHAYNHHLNMILGDVEETVTTVEIDEETYEVLYKSTKRNIPMLFVGGDGVVLVALPLRMG from the exons ATGACGCCTTTGCTGATGGCGAGGCTGACAGGGAAGACCCAGATGCTCAGGACAAGCTGTTTCAG ATCTCTGACATCAGAAACTGACTTCTCCTACAAGAGCCTTTGTTCTCTCCTGCCC GGAGAAAAATTACAGATGAAAGTTGAGCTGCAACAGACCACCAACACAGTGGAGGAGCCCCTGGATCTGATCAAGCTCAGTCTAGATGAAAGGATCTATGTGAAGATGAGGAATGACAGAGAGCGCCGTGGCAGGCTGCATGCCTACAACCACCATCTGAACATGATCCTAGGGGATGTCGAGGAGACGGTAACTACAGTGGAGATTGATGAAGAGACATATGAGGTACTCTATAAGTCAACCAAGAGGAATATCCCTATGTTGTTTGTCGGGGGAGATGGAGTGGTGCTTGTGGCCCTGCCCCTCAGGATGGGCTAA